A single genomic interval of Koleobacter methoxysyntrophicus harbors:
- a CDS encoding TRAP transporter small permease, whose amino-acid sequence MKFLKFLDEKFEEYFLVASLFFTVGLIFIQVIMRYVFSSSLSWSEELARYIFLWQIWVGASFAVKCSKHIRVEVFKNLFSAKYQRIIDFTAIILWICFSFFLTYKGAELTKILLIRGQLSPAMRIPMGYAYASVPVGCGLMTFRLIQQFIRDFTSLKKGEERV is encoded by the coding sequence TTGAAATTCCTGAAATTCCTTGATGAAAAGTTTGAGGAATACTTTCTGGTAGCCAGTCTGTTTTTTACTGTCGGCCTTATATTTATTCAGGTAATTATGCGGTATGTTTTCAGCTCTTCACTATCATGGAGTGAAGAACTGGCAAGATATATCTTCTTATGGCAGATATGGGTTGGTGCCAGCTTTGCTGTTAAATGTTCTAAACACATCAGGGTCGAGGTTTTTAAAAACCTGTTTTCTGCAAAATATCAGCGAATAATTGATTTCACTGCAATAATTCTGTGGATATGTTTCAGCTTTTTTTTAACTTACAAAGGAGCAGAACTTACCAAAATACTTCTAATCAGGGGGCAGCTGTCTCCTGCCATGAGAATACCCATGGGTTATGCATATGCATCTGTTCCCGTAGGCTGCGGATTAATGACCTTTAGATTAATCCAGCAGTTTATAAGGGATTTCACTTCGCTGAAGAAAGGAGAAGAAAGGGTATGA
- a CDS encoding TRAP transporter large permease, translated as MKVVLLFGTLVLLISLNVPIGIALGLATTVTLMLVSKVPLIIIAQNAFAALDSFPLMAIPFFILAGNLMRYGGVSRRLLNFANSLVGFLTGGLAMVTTLACMFFAAISGSGPATVSAIGSFMIPAMKEKNYNEGFAAAITAAAGSIGVIIPPSIPFVIYGVVTGASVGALFLAGIVPGIIIGVGLMIASYIISKKSGYTGDIVKPSLSRVVSSFKEAVFALLVPVIILGGIYGGIFTPTEAAVVGVVYALIVGIFIHKELGYKEIYESFRDSVLINGATTFMIGLSISFANFLTMEQVPASVGNTLLTISDSPIVILILINLFLLFVGCFIDNISSCIILAPILLPIVTKLGMDPVQFGVVMTINLATGFVTPPYGANLFIASAVAGIPVEKISRYIIPFIIAMLVALILTTYIPGISLFLPRLLLK; from the coding sequence ATGAAAGTAGTATTGTTATTCGGGACCCTCGTATTGCTGATAAGCCTGAATGTCCCCATAGGTATCGCTCTGGGCCTTGCTACTACCGTAACACTTATGCTTGTAAGCAAAGTCCCGTTGATTATAATAGCCCAAAACGCTTTTGCAGCTCTGGATTCCTTTCCCTTAATGGCCATACCCTTTTTTATCCTCGCAGGAAACCTTATGAGATACGGAGGAGTTTCCAGGCGCCTATTAAATTTTGCCAACAGCCTGGTGGGTTTTCTGACGGGCGGGCTTGCTATGGTTACTACCCTGGCGTGTATGTTCTTTGCCGCAATTTCGGGGTCGGGGCCCGCAACGGTATCTGCCATTGGTTCCTTCATGATTCCGGCAATGAAGGAAAAGAACTATAATGAAGGCTTTGCTGCCGCAATAACGGCTGCTGCCGGTTCTATAGGGGTTATAATCCCTCCCAGTATCCCTTTTGTTATCTACGGTGTTGTAACGGGGGCTTCCGTCGGTGCGCTGTTTCTTGCAGGGATTGTTCCCGGTATAATAATAGGTGTGGGATTGATGATTGCAAGCTATATCATATCCAAAAAGAGCGGGTATACCGGTGATATAGTAAAGCCATCCCTGTCCAGGGTTGTAAGTTCCTTTAAGGAAGCTGTATTTGCACTGCTGGTCCCTGTGATTATTTTAGGGGGTATCTACGGAGGCATCTTCACTCCTACCGAAGCAGCTGTAGTAGGTGTAGTTTACGCCCTGATTGTAGGTATATTTATCCATAAGGAACTGGGTTACAAAGAAATCTACGAATCCTTCAGGGACTCCGTCCTTATAAATGGTGCCACAACCTTTATGATAGGTCTGTCTATATCATTTGCCAACTTCCTGACTATGGAACAGGTTCCTGCAAGTGTAGGTAATACGCTTCTGACCATCTCGGACAGCCCCATTGTGATTTTGATACTGATCAACCTATTCCTGCTTTTTGTGGGGTGTTTTATCGACAATATTTCGTCCTGTATTATCCTTGCCCCAATCCTCTTACCCATAGTTACCAAACTGGGGATGGACCCGGTTCAGTTCGGTGTGGTAATGACTATTAACCTGGCTACCGGTTTTGTAACACCACCTTATGGAGCCAATCTATTTATCGCTTCTGCCGTTGCGGGAATTCCAGTTGAAAAAATTTCCAGGTATATTATTCCCTTTATCATAGCGATGCTTGTAGCCCTAATATTAACCACATATATTCCCGGTATATCCCTGTTCTTACCGAGACTGCTATTAAAATAA
- a CDS encoding M20/M25/M40 family metallo-hydrolase, with product MLEGIREKMEKYTIELVKIPSVVGSEGECEIAEYIYSKLSGSPYFRENPGDIYYHEIEGDPFGRKSVIALVRGRKGGFSRKTVVLLGHIDTVGVEDYGDLKGLSTDPEGLIEGLKQKELSREVEEDIQSGEWVFGRGIFDMKAGVAANMALIEEVGRRAEELEGNLVFLGVPDEEGNSAGMLSALKALREMKQKLDLEYMAVIDTDYMAPRYEGDEEKYIYIGTVGKLLPCFYVVGKETHVGQAFEGLDPNMLASELLMEIDLSEDLCDIVDGESTVPPISLKQQDLKEGYSVQTARSASLYFNYATHSQQPDEVLDRLVSKAERAFARVIKRLNQNYRVYCQNSGIPYRELPWKPRVMTYRQLYDRVKQRLGNRLDKHIEDIKRQLLKDPEIDDRALSLRLVQEVVTLNPDKDPVIVVYFSPPYYPHIYVKGDTEKEKRLLDAVSKAVDAVKDRCPYRISTRKFYPYISDLSYCSITDDSKAIDSLIDNMPAWPDKYSLPIEDIRSLNAPVVNIGPFGKDAHKLTERLHKPYSFTFMPELLLLTATGILEGETK from the coding sequence ATGCTAGAAGGGATAAGGGAGAAGATGGAGAAGTATACGATAGAGCTAGTGAAGATACCCAGTGTAGTGGGGTCGGAAGGCGAATGTGAAATAGCGGAATACATTTACAGCAAACTGAGCGGGAGCCCGTATTTCAGGGAGAACCCTGGGGACATATATTACCATGAAATAGAGGGTGACCCTTTCGGCAGGAAGAGCGTAATAGCCCTGGTCAGGGGCAGAAAGGGAGGGTTCAGCCGTAAGACGGTAGTGCTTTTAGGCCATATAGACACAGTAGGGGTAGAAGACTACGGGGACTTAAAGGGCTTATCAACGGACCCTGAAGGGCTCATAGAGGGATTAAAGCAAAAAGAGCTCAGCCGTGAAGTAGAAGAAGACATACAGAGCGGTGAATGGGTCTTCGGCAGGGGCATATTCGACATGAAGGCCGGGGTAGCCGCCAACATGGCCCTGATAGAAGAGGTCGGCAGAAGGGCAGAAGAGCTCGAAGGCAATTTAGTATTCCTTGGGGTGCCCGATGAAGAGGGTAACTCGGCGGGGATGCTTTCAGCCTTAAAGGCATTGAGGGAGATGAAACAGAAGCTGGATTTAGAATACATGGCCGTAATAGACACCGACTACATGGCCCCCAGGTATGAAGGGGACGAAGAAAAATACATATATATAGGCACCGTAGGGAAGCTCCTGCCCTGTTTCTATGTAGTAGGGAAGGAGACCCATGTAGGTCAGGCCTTTGAAGGGCTGGACCCCAACATGCTGGCATCGGAGCTGTTAATGGAGATAGACCTAAGCGAAGACCTATGTGACATAGTTGACGGAGAATCCACGGTACCGCCCATAAGCTTAAAGCAGCAGGACCTGAAAGAAGGCTACTCCGTCCAGACGGCCCGCAGTGCCAGCCTGTATTTCAACTATGCCACCCATTCCCAGCAGCCCGATGAAGTGCTTGACAGGCTGGTATCCAAGGCAGAAAGGGCTTTTGCAAGGGTAATAAAGAGGCTGAACCAGAACTACAGGGTATACTGCCAGAACAGCGGGATACCCTACAGGGAGCTTCCGTGGAAGCCCAGGGTAATGACATACCGACAGCTTTACGACAGAGTAAAACAGAGATTGGGTAACAGGCTGGATAAGCACATAGAAGACATAAAAAGACAGCTTCTAAAAGACCCCGAAATAGATGACAGGGCCCTGTCATTAAGGCTCGTGCAGGAGGTTGTGACCTTAAATCCGGACAAAGACCCTGTGATAGTAGTATACTTTTCACCCCCGTATTACCCCCATATCTATGTAAAGGGTGATACGGAAAAGGAAAAAAGGCTCCTTGATGCCGTTTCAAAGGCGGTAGATGCAGTAAAGGACCGCTGCCCTTACAGGATATCTACACGGAAGTTCTACCCCTATATCTCTGACCTGAGCTACTGCAGTATAACCGATGATTCTAAGGCTATAGACAGCTTGATAGACAATATGCCGGCATGGCCTGATAAGTATTCACTTCCTATTGAGGATATAAGGAGCCTTAATGCACCTGTGGTTAATATCGGACCCTTCGGAAAGGATGCCCATAAGCTCACTGAAAGACTGCATAAACCCTATTCCTTTACCTTTATGCCGGAACTCCTGCTCCTTACCGCTACCGGCATCCTGGAAGGGGAAACAAAATAA
- a CDS encoding M20/M25/M40 family metallo-hydrolase gives MKWYTKDGMNHLLSELAGIPSISGTKTETEYMQYLYNILNNLKYFRENPGNLKLHPVKNDPLKRTFLTALVKGKIPSKKTVILLSHGDVVDVKDYGPYIDLAFKPFELTESINPSSLPGNAKKDYEEGTWLFGRGTMDMKAGTVLQMGLIQQWIDTLDTREGNLLLLVVPDEESNSAGMISAAETLIDLAQKHDLEYLVGIDSEPQFPNYPGDDNNYIYVGSLGKIITLIYCVGKETHVGESLAGLNPNLLISEVTRLIEINIDLSDAAEGEITPPPTSLKMKDLKDLYSAQIPTSAAAYFNILTVSRSPKEIYKQIYELCVRAFENALERFTINKNRYIEMSGKEPSPIEWKPKVFSYKELYDMALRAHGSKFRGHMADFIENITRNSEMDERELNIQIIREVHKFCPDRDPMIIISFAPPYYPHLTIRKGKPKDDIVMEVARDVIRKAREDFGEDLTLQKFFKGLSDMSYFALHDAEEVISYLQPNIPSWGIRYSIPVGAIKKLDLPVLNIGPYGKDAHKFTERLHLPYWHNVAPQLLKFAVEEILRRN, from the coding sequence ATGAAATGGTACACAAAAGATGGAATGAACCACCTTCTCTCAGAGCTTGCGGGAATTCCGAGTATCTCGGGTACAAAGACAGAAACTGAATATATGCAGTATTTATACAACATACTAAACAACCTGAAATATTTCAGGGAAAACCCCGGAAATCTTAAACTTCATCCCGTAAAAAATGACCCGCTGAAACGGACCTTTCTAACCGCTCTGGTTAAGGGAAAAATCCCTTCCAAAAAAACGGTCATTTTGCTGAGTCACGGCGATGTGGTAGATGTAAAGGATTACGGCCCCTATATCGACCTGGCCTTTAAACCCTTTGAGTTAACGGAATCCATCAACCCCTCCTCCCTGCCGGGTAATGCGAAAAAGGATTATGAGGAAGGCACCTGGCTTTTCGGAAGAGGTACTATGGATATGAAGGCAGGCACCGTACTGCAGATGGGACTCATTCAGCAGTGGATAGATACATTAGATACAAGGGAAGGCAACCTGCTGCTTTTGGTTGTCCCTGATGAAGAATCGAATTCCGCCGGTATGATAAGTGCTGCAGAAACCTTAATAGATCTGGCTCAAAAACACGACCTTGAATATCTGGTGGGCATCGACTCGGAACCCCAGTTTCCTAATTATCCGGGTGATGACAACAACTACATATACGTGGGTTCCCTCGGAAAGATTATAACCCTGATATACTGTGTGGGGAAGGAAACCCATGTAGGGGAATCCCTAGCCGGTTTAAATCCCAATTTGTTAATAAGCGAAGTAACCAGATTAATAGAAATAAATATAGATCTGAGTGATGCGGCTGAAGGGGAAATTACTCCTCCCCCTACAAGTCTGAAGATGAAGGATTTAAAAGACCTATATTCTGCCCAGATCCCCACATCGGCCGCAGCATATTTCAATATTTTAACGGTATCACGGTCTCCTAAAGAGATATATAAGCAGATTTACGAACTATGTGTAAGGGCCTTTGAAAATGCCCTTGAGAGGTTTACGATAAATAAAAATAGATATATCGAAATGTCGGGTAAGGAACCTTCGCCCATTGAATGGAAACCCAAGGTTTTCTCCTATAAAGAATTATATGATATGGCCCTGCGGGCCCACGGCAGTAAATTCAGGGGCCATATGGCCGATTTTATAGAAAATATAACCCGGAATTCCGAAATGGATGAAAGGGAATTGAACATACAGATAATAAGGGAGGTGCATAAATTCTGCCCTGACAGGGACCCTATGATAATAATATCCTTTGCACCGCCCTATTACCCGCATCTGACCATCAGGAAGGGTAAACCGAAGGACGATATAGTAATGGAAGTAGCCCGGGATGTTATCAGAAAAGCCCGGGAAGATTTCGGGGAAGACCTAACCCTGCAGAAGTTTTTCAAGGGTTTATCTGATATGAGCTATTTCGCCCTTCATGACGCCGAAGAAGTCATATCGTATCTTCAGCCCAATATACCTTCATGGGGGATAAGGTATTCCATCCCGGTCGGGGCAATAAAGAAATTGGACCTCCCGGTTTTAAACATAGGGCCGTACGGTAAAGATGCCCATAAGTTTACGGAAAGGCTGCATTTACCCTACTGGCATAATGTTGCCCCCCAGCTTCTTAAATTTGCCGTAGAGGAGATTTTAAGGAGAAATTAA
- a CDS encoding M20/M25/M40 family metallo-hydrolase, with protein sequence MLNLRWKKLLIMLMVLVFLTSSAVFAAPVHKNIFTDYSVSNAMEHLEILAGKDDAREAGTEGEHEAADYIANYFKSLGLEVERQIFDILLFKDLGSEITLIQPEIKVFEPKTFMFSPSTPEGGIQGELVYAGLGYPEDFEGKDFNGKIALIKRGAFTFYQKVQNAANAGAIGAIIFNNVDGIINGTLITPTDIPAAAITKADGEYLVDLINNGTVTVKMVVETVIKESYSQNIIGTKRAERGNGRIPETIVIGAHYDSVDTPGANDNGSGTVTLMEIARLMVDKKLAYDVKFVAFGAEEIGLVGSEVYVLDLYEKGEIDNIVAMINMDMVGVGDTLELKMAYEDTPTWVQEQFSASAEILGLNYNTGFSDRSDHANFEWFGIPTTFVAYGEDPYYHTDEDSLDKIDEENMYNAGTLVASVLYQMAKTPMPASEKGVKAKAAKLHSIVKGEKVFRE encoded by the coding sequence ATGCTTAATTTGAGGTGGAAAAAGCTACTGATAATGTTAATGGTGTTGGTATTTCTAACGTCGTCTGCAGTTTTTGCAGCACCGGTACACAAAAACATCTTTACGGATTATTCGGTAAGCAATGCTATGGAACACCTTGAGATTCTGGCCGGAAAGGACGATGCCAGGGAAGCGGGCACAGAAGGTGAGCATGAAGCTGCAGATTATATTGCCAACTATTTTAAAAGTCTTGGGCTGGAAGTAGAAAGGCAGATATTTGATATATTGTTATTTAAGGACCTGGGTTCTGAAATAACACTGATCCAGCCCGAAATCAAGGTGTTTGAACCCAAGACCTTTATGTTTTCACCATCTACCCCTGAAGGTGGCATACAAGGCGAGCTGGTTTATGCCGGTCTCGGGTATCCAGAGGACTTTGAAGGAAAGGACTTTAATGGAAAGATAGCCCTCATAAAGAGAGGGGCCTTTACCTTTTATCAAAAGGTCCAGAATGCGGCAAATGCCGGTGCTATTGGGGCAATCATCTTTAATAATGTAGATGGGATAATAAACGGGACCCTGATTACTCCAACGGATATACCGGCCGCGGCCATTACGAAAGCTGATGGAGAGTATCTGGTAGATTTAATAAATAACGGAACGGTCACAGTCAAAATGGTTGTTGAAACTGTTATCAAGGAAAGTTATTCTCAGAATATTATCGGAACTAAACGGGCTGAACGGGGAAACGGCAGGATTCCTGAAACGATAGTGATTGGAGCCCATTATGATAGTGTTGATACCCCGGGAGCAAATGACAACGGTTCCGGTACCGTTACTTTAATGGAAATTGCCCGGTTAATGGTCGATAAAAAGCTTGCTTATGATGTTAAATTTGTAGCTTTTGGTGCCGAAGAAATCGGTCTGGTGGGTTCAGAAGTATATGTTCTAGATTTGTATGAAAAGGGTGAGATTGACAATATAGTTGCCATGATCAATATGGATATGGTTGGGGTTGGAGATACCCTAGAGTTAAAAATGGCATATGAAGATACTCCTACCTGGGTACAGGAACAGTTTAGTGCATCTGCCGAGATTCTGGGTTTGAATTACAATACGGGCTTTTCCGACAGGAGTGACCATGCTAATTTCGAATGGTTCGGTATTCCTACCACTTTTGTGGCATACGGTGAAGACCCCTATTACCATACCGATGAAGACTCTCTAGACAAGATTGATGAAGAAAATATGTATAACGCTGGAACATTGGTTGCTTCGGTGTTATATCAAATGGCAAAAACGCCTATGCCTGCATCTGAAAAGGGAGTGAAAGCTAAAGCAGCCAAGTTACATTCCATTGTAAAGGGTGAAAAGGTATTTAGGGAATAA
- the hydE gene encoding [FeFe] hydrogenase H-cluster radical SAM maturase HydE, whose product MREKFKSLVAKAAEWHELTKEELIYVLQPEDHKERELLFKKADEVRQNYCGSDVHLRGIIEFSNICERNCLYCGLRGDNKRLNRYRIPEEEILEAAAGAYRLGYKTIVLQSGEDSWYTADRLCSIIRKIKEGLDVAITLCVGERTYEDYREFRNAGADRYLLKHETANGALYTRLHPGMSFRARISRLEWLKELGYQVGAGNMVGLPGQTIADLADDILFMKRMDVDMAGIGPFIPHGNTPLGKASGGTLDLTLRVLACARLLMPLVHLPATTAVGTLHPYGREKALQCGANVVMPNITPSRYRKDYEIYPNKICVNEEPERCRGCIQNRISSIGRTVASDYGHSLKLKVRHNY is encoded by the coding sequence ATGAGGGAAAAATTTAAAAGTTTAGTAGCAAAAGCTGCAGAGTGGCATGAACTGACAAAGGAAGAACTGATTTACGTTTTACAGCCCGAAGATCATAAAGAAAGGGAATTGCTTTTCAAAAAGGCGGATGAGGTAAGACAGAATTACTGCGGCAGTGATGTGCATTTAAGGGGAATTATAGAATTCTCTAATATCTGTGAAAGAAATTGCCTTTACTGCGGCTTGAGGGGGGATAATAAAAGATTGAACCGCTACAGGATTCCGGAAGAGGAGATCCTGGAAGCTGCAGCCGGTGCGTACCGTCTCGGATATAAAACTATAGTGCTCCAATCGGGGGAAGACAGCTGGTATACCGCTGACAGACTGTGCAGTATTATTCGCAAAATCAAAGAGGGTCTGGATGTGGCCATTACCCTTTGTGTAGGTGAAAGGACTTATGAAGACTACAGGGAATTTCGCAATGCGGGAGCAGACAGATATCTCTTAAAGCACGAAACGGCTAACGGGGCTTTATACACAAGGCTTCACCCTGGTATGTCATTTCGTGCCCGCATAAGCCGTCTGGAGTGGTTGAAGGAATTGGGGTATCAGGTCGGGGCAGGCAACATGGTAGGGCTTCCCGGTCAAACCATAGCGGACCTTGCAGATGATATCCTGTTTATGAAGCGAATGGATGTTGATATGGCAGGGATAGGACCCTTTATACCCCACGGCAACACGCCGCTGGGCAAAGCATCGGGCGGTACCCTTGACTTAACTCTGCGGGTCCTTGCCTGTGCCAGATTATTGATGCCCCTGGTGCACCTTCCTGCAACAACGGCTGTCGGGACCCTTCATCCTTACGGTCGTGAAAAGGCCCTTCAATGTGGTGCAAATGTAGTAATGCCCAACATAACACCATCCAGATACAGAAAGGATTATGAAATTTATCCCAACAAGATCTGTGTTAATGAAGAACCCGAGCGCTGCAGGGGGTGTATTCAAAATAGAATTTCATCCATCGGCAGGACAGTAGCCTCGGATTACGGCCACAGTTTGAAACTTAAAGTGCGACACAATTATTAA
- the argH gene encoding argininosuccinate lyase: protein MKKMWGGRFTKTTDTRVEMFTSSLSFDKRLYKQDIKGSIAHTKMLVKTGIISREEGAQIIKGLVEIRDEIEKGKFPFRTEYEDIHMNIEKRLIEKIGPVGGKLHTARSRNDQVTLDVHLYMKEEISLILEMIAAFQKVLVEKAAENIYTIMPGYTHLQRAQPVSLGHHLMAYYNMLERDYQRFKDCYDRTDMMPLGAGALAGTTFPIDREYTAKVLGFSKIYENSIDAVSDRDFIMEFLAASAILMTHLSRLGEELVLWSTSEFSFIELDDSFTTGSSIMPQKKNPDVAELVRGKSGRVFGNLMALLAVMKSLPLAYHTDMQEDKERLFDTLDTVKACLKVMPPMIASMKIKKENMEKAAKGDFTNATDVADYLVRKGMPFRYAHEVVGKMVLYCLEKGKDLYSLTLKELKSFSDSFEDDIMDYISLQNCVKSRKSLGGTAFEEVEKAVNKARVYLESRENPLDEKICV from the coding sequence ATGAAGAAAATGTGGGGTGGAAGGTTCACAAAGACTACAGATACCAGGGTAGAAATGTTTACCTCATCCCTTTCCTTTGATAAAAGGCTGTATAAACAGGATATAAAGGGCAGTATTGCCCATACGAAGATGCTGGTTAAGACGGGGATAATATCACGTGAGGAAGGAGCTCAGATTATCAAGGGTCTGGTAGAAATCCGGGACGAAATCGAAAAGGGCAAATTCCCGTTTAGAACCGAGTATGAAGACATCCATATGAATATAGAAAAGCGGTTGATTGAGAAGATAGGCCCTGTAGGGGGGAAACTCCATACGGCAAGGAGCAGAAACGACCAGGTAACCCTTGATGTACACCTGTATATGAAGGAAGAGATTTCCCTTATACTTGAGATGATTGCAGCGTTTCAGAAGGTCCTGGTTGAAAAGGCGGCCGAAAACATCTATACAATCATGCCGGGGTATACCCATCTGCAGAGGGCACAGCCCGTATCCCTGGGCCACCACCTGATGGCATATTACAATATGCTTGAAAGGGATTACCAGCGGTTTAAAGATTGCTACGACAGGACCGATATGATGCCCCTTGGAGCGGGGGCTCTGGCCGGCACTACCTTCCCTATAGATAGGGAATATACCGCAAAGGTCCTCGGATTTTCCAAGATCTACGAAAACAGTATAGATGCAGTAAGTGATAGGGACTTTATCATGGAATTCCTCGCCGCTTCTGCCATCTTGATGACCCACCTCAGCCGGCTGGGTGAAGAGCTGGTTTTGTGGTCAACATCGGAGTTTTCCTTTATCGAGCTTGACGATTCCTTTACAACGGGGAGCAGCATAATGCCCCAGAAAAAGAATCCCGATGTGGCCGAACTGGTTAGGGGGAAATCGGGAAGGGTCTTCGGAAACCTTATGGCCCTGCTTGCGGTCATGAAATCCCTGCCTCTTGCCTACCATACCGATATGCAGGAAGACAAGGAGAGGTTATTCGATACCCTGGATACGGTAAAAGCCTGCTTGAAGGTAATGCCTCCTATGATAGCGAGCATGAAAATTAAAAAGGAAAACATGGAAAAGGCAGCTAAAGGGGATTTTACCAATGCCACCGATGTAGCCGATTATCTGGTTAGAAAGGGCATGCCTTTCAGATATGCCCACGAGGTGGTGGGGAAAATGGTGCTGTACTGCCTGGAAAAAGGCAAGGACCTGTATTCCCTTACATTAAAAGAGTTAAAATCCTTTTCCGATTCCTTTGAAGACGATATTATGGATTACATTTCCCTGCAAAACTGCGTTAAATCAAGGAAATCTTTAGGGGGGACGGCCTTTGAAGAGGTCGAAAAGGCTGTAAACAAAGCGAGGGTTTATCTTGAGTCCAGAGAAAATCCGCTTGATGAAAAGATCTGTGTGTGA
- a CDS encoding argininosuccinate synthase: MKKTVLAYSGGLDTSVAIKWLQEKYGVSVIAMAADVGEGKDLDFIQKKALKVGAEKAYIIDAKEEFVKNYIFPALKANALYEGIYPVSSSLSRPLISKLLVDIAEKEGADSVAHGCTGKGNDQVRFDVSVTALNPELKIIAPVREWPMSREEEIEYAKQNDIPVPVGKENPFSIDQNLWGRSIECGVLEDPWVEPPEEAYEWTVSIENAPEQPEYIEIDFEKGVPVKLNNKEMNGVDLISKLNKIAGQHGVGRIDHVENRLIGIKSREIYECPAASVLIKAHQSLEYLTLPKETLHFKHMIDVKYGELIYNGLWFSQLKEALDAFINATQEHVTGKVKVKLHKGNCIVVGRTSPKSLYDVKLATYDEDDQFDHKASEGFIKIWGLPTKVYSMIKKA; this comes from the coding sequence ATGAAAAAAACAGTTCTTGCGTATTCAGGGGGATTAGACACTTCTGTGGCTATTAAGTGGCTTCAGGAAAAATACGGGGTCAGTGTTATTGCCATGGCGGCCGATGTAGGGGAAGGCAAGGACCTGGATTTTATCCAGAAAAAGGCCTTGAAGGTTGGCGCCGAAAAGGCCTATATTATAGATGCAAAGGAGGAATTTGTAAAGAACTATATTTTCCCTGCTCTAAAAGCTAATGCCTTATATGAAGGGATTTATCCCGTTTCTTCAAGTCTTTCAAGACCACTTATTTCCAAATTACTGGTAGATATTGCCGAAAAAGAAGGAGCCGATTCAGTTGCCCATGGGTGCACCGGCAAGGGGAACGACCAGGTGAGATTTGATGTTTCGGTTACTGCATTGAATCCCGAGTTAAAGATTATCGCTCCCGTAAGGGAATGGCCTATGTCAAGGGAAGAGGAAATAGAATATGCAAAACAAAACGATATACCTGTGCCTGTAGGTAAAGAAAATCCCTTCAGCATAGACCAAAACCTGTGGGGAAGGAGCATAGAATGCGGGGTCTTAGAAGACCCGTGGGTAGAACCGCCCGAAGAAGCCTATGAGTGGACCGTTTCCATAGAAAACGCCCCGGAACAGCCTGAATATATTGAAATAGATTTTGAAAAGGGTGTGCCGGTGAAGTTAAATAATAAGGAAATGAACGGTGTTGACCTCATTTCCAAATTAAACAAAATTGCAGGCCAGCACGGTGTAGGGAGAATAGACCATGTGGAAAACCGTCTTATCGGAATAAAATCGAGGGAAATATATGAATGCCCTGCAGCTTCAGTCCTTATTAAAGCACATCAAAGCCTTGAATACCTTACACTTCCAAAAGAAACACTGCACTTCAAGCACATGATAGATGTAAAATACGGCGAACTGATCTACAACGGCCTCTGGTTCAGCCAGTTAAAGGAAGCGCTGGATGCCTTTATAAATGCCACACAGGAACATGTAACCGGAAAAGTAAAGGTAAAGCTGCATAAAGGCAACTGCATCGTAGTGGGAAGGACTTCTCCTAAATCCCTTTATGATGTAAAACTGGCCACATATGATGAGGATGACCAGTTCGATCACAAAGCATCGGAAGGGTTCATAAAGATATGGGGGCTTCCAACCAAGGTGTATTCAATGATTAAAAAGGCCTGA